The Halostagnicola kamekurae sequence GGGCGAGTCGAGGCCGAACGCGGTCCCGATCCCGTCGTCGCTCGGCGGGTAGTTGTGCAGGACGACGGCGACCTTCTTCTCCTCGTTGGGCGTGTGGCGAAGCTCGGCCCAGTTGACCGCGAGGCGCGTCGCGTGGTCGATTCGATCCTCGATCGGGTAGTGGTGTTTCGGCGCGCTGCCGATTCCGGCCTCGTCATCGGTTCGCTCCTTGCCTGAGATCGGGTGTGTGATGACGTTGCCGTCGAACTCCGGCAGCGCGACGGACAGCGCGAGTTCGAACCCCATCACGCCCGTATCGTTCGACTCGTACCTCGAGCGCGAGCGCATCGTCGTGATCGTCTGGAGGACGGGCACGCCGAGGCGATCCAGAAAGACGTCCTCCGCGGAATTGCCCTCGTCGCTCGCCGAGCGGCCCCGTTCGTCCATCGAGAGCGAGAACATGAACGAGGAGAGCACGGCGTCGACGATCGGCTCGCCACCGGCGGTTTCATCACTTTCTCGAGGCGTCTTCGACGCCTCGCCGTTGTCACTCTCGAGGAGCCAGTTGTCGGTCACCCACTCGGCGTCCTCTTGCTCGTCGGTGTCGGTCGCCGGGTTACAGAATATCGGCAGCGCGTTCGCACCCTGCTCCTCGAGCGCTCGCACCTGCGCGTCGACGTAGCGGGTGTTCTCGTGGGTCCAATGGGATTCGTAGAACCAGACGGCGACCGTCGGCCGTTCAGGGTCGAAGGTTTCGAGGAGTTCCTCGTACTCGACGCCCGGATAGTCGGGGTGGTAGACGCCCTCTGTCGGGAGCGCGGTGGGATCGGCGTACTCGCCCGCGAGATCGCTGTCGTCACCGTCGCCGTACTCCGAGACGAGGTATCGACACAGGTTCTCGACGTTGATCGTTCCGCCCTTCTCGAGGTAGTCGTACGCGAGATCGCGGTGCGAGTCGGCGACGGTCGTGTCCTCGAAGGCGAAGGCGTCGCCGGTCGCCTTCACGACGAGCGGAACCCCCGCCTCTGTGAGTTCTGCCGTCGCGTAGTCGTAGCCCGGCATACTGTCTTCGGCCCCGTGGAGCCAGAAGATCGCGGCCGTCGCGTCGGTCAACTCGTCGACGAACGCCTCGATCGACGCCTCGTCGTCCAGATCCGACTCGGATCTGACGACCAGTTCGATGCCCTCGAGGCGCGCCGCGGCCTCGCCGATCGACCCGAGTTCGTTCTCGGTCGCAGTGTAGATCCCAATGGATGCCATCGTGTTTTTAAACCTCTATTGTATTAGCGCAAGCATGGTTGCAAACGCTGGAGGCAAAAAGCTATCGTCACTCCCCTTTCCAGCGATCGTCGGGCAGGAGGAACTCAAGCGGGTGTTGCTCGCCGTCGCCGTCAACGACGACCTCGACGGCGCGCTCGTCGCGGGAGAAAAAGGAACCGCGAAGTCGACGGCCGTTCGCGGGCTGACCGATCTGCTCCCCGAACAGCGGGCCGTCGCCGACTGTCCGTACGGCTGTTCGCCGGACGATCCGCGCCTGCAGTGTACGGACTGTCGGGCGCGGACGAACGACGGGGAAATCACCGGCGCTCGAGCCGAGGTGCCGATCGAGACGCGGCCGGTTCCGCTCGTCACACTCCCGCTCGGCGCCACCCGGGATCGCGTCGTCGGAACCCTCTCCGTCGAGGACGCGCTCGCTGGCGAGGCCGACTTCGACCCCGGCCTGTTAGCCCGCGCACACCGGGGCATCCTCTACGTCGACGAGGTCAATCTCCTCGATGATCACCTGGTTGACATCATCCTCGACGCCGCGGCGAGCGGGGTCAACGCCGTCGAGCGGGACGGTATGAGCGTCTCTCATCCCGCCGAGTTCACGCTGGTCGGGACGATGAACCCCGAGGAGGGCGACCTCCGCCCGCAGCTTCGAGACCGCTTCGCGCTGCAGGCGACCGTCGAGGGCTGCCGGGAGATCGAAGACCGCGTCGAGATCATCGACCGCTCGCTCGGCCTCGGACTGGAGCCCGACGACTCCACCGCCGAGTACGCCGCCGACGTTCGAACCCTCCGAAACGACCTCGCGGAAGCCCGCGAGCGGCTTCCGTCGGTCGACCTCCCCGCCGACTTCAAAGCCGACATCGCCCGCCTCTGTCTCGAGGCCGGCGTCGACGGCCACCGCGGCGACGTCGCCACCGCCAGAACGGCCAGAACGATCGCCGCACTCGAGGGGCGGACGACCGTCATCGAACCCGACGTCCGCGAAGCCGCTTCGTACACCCTCCCCCACCGGCTTCGGAGTACCCCCTTCGAGGAGACTCCGGATCTCGAGGACCTGCTCGAAGAGGAGTTCGAGGGCTCCGACGACGCCGAGAGCGAATCGGACGATACGAACGACGGAGAGGGCGACGACGGTGCGGAAAACGGTAGCAACGACGCCGAAACTGCGGAGGATGGTGGCGACGCTGAGAAAGACCACGACGAAGGTGCGGAACGGGGAAACGACGGTGGAAACGATGGCGACGGCGGCGAACAGGACTCAGCGCGCGAACAGCCGAACGGGCCGTCGCCGGCTGAAGCCCCCGACAACGGTGAATCGGCGAGCGGCGAGTCCGATTCCTCGAGCGACCCGCGAGCCGACGCGGAACCCGAAACCGGCGGGAGTGACGATGAGAGCTACCGCGACGATAGTCACGAAGACGGCAGCGGCGATGGAGATGGCGATGACGACAGCACCGACGAGACGGCGACCCCGTTGCTACCCGGCCAGCGGGCCGAGATCGGCGAGGCGGACGCACCGAATCTCGAGGTCGAGTCCGCGGTCGAGACTCGCGGCGACGCGTCCGGCGGCGCTCGAGCGAGCGCAACCCCAACCTCGGACGGCCGGGGGGCTCGCGTTCGGACCGAACCTGTTTCCGAGGGCGACGGCGGAGGGTCGATCGATGCGGCCGCCTCCGTCCGATCGGCGGCGAGTCGCGGCGAGTCGACCGTCGGCGAGCGGGACCTCCGTCGGTCCGTGCGAAGCGGCGACGCCGCGGTGACGATCGTGTTCGCGGTTGACGCGAGCGCCTCGATGGCCCCCGCGATGCGGACGGCCAAGGGCGTCGTCCTCGAGTTGCTTCGAGACAGCTACCAGCACCGTGACGAGGTCGCGTTCGTCGCGTTTGCGGGAGACGACGCCGACGTGTTGCTTCCCCCGACCGACAGCGTCACGCTCGCCGCGCGCCACCTCAAGGACCTCCCCTCCGGCGATCGCACGCCGCTTCCGGCGGGCCTCGAGACGACCCGGTCGGTCCTCGAGCGGACGGACGCCGAGGCGTCGGTCGTCGTGCTCGTCACCGACGGCGGGGCGAACGTCGCGGACGAAACCTCGAGTCCGACGGAGGCGACGCGGCGGGCAGCCAGACGGCTCCGCGCCGTGGGTGCGTCGGTCGTCGTCGTCGACGCGGGAGATGACTCTCGATCGGGGCTCTCCGAACTCGTCGCCGCCGAAACGGACGGCGAACTCGTCTCGCTGTCGTCGCTCTCGGTCGAAACGGTGCGTTCGGCCGCGGAATCGGCCACGAAGACGGAGTAACTCGAGGCGGTCCCGACTGTACGGGCAGTCAGAGAGGAGGTACCGTAATAGCTCGAAAATTTACTGCGGTCGCGCGCCGGCGAACCGCAACTATTACTCGTCGAACAGCTCGTCGACGGCCGCTCTGGCCGCCAGCGCCGCCTCGTCGGCGACGGCGTCCGGATCGGCCTCGTCTTCTGGCGCGTTGAGGTAGACGTCGACCTCGAGCACGCCGTCTTCGAAGACGACCGTCACGTCGTAATCGCGGACCGCCGACTGTTTGTACGCCGAGAAAATTCGTTCCTCCGCCGCGTCGGAGGCGGTCTGTACGACCGTCTCCGGGTCCGGATCGGCGTTCGCGTCTGTCTCCGTGTCTGTATTCATTGCTGGCTCTGTTGTCGATGTGGTGGTACCGCCCTAAAAAGTGGGGCGACTGGGGATCGAATCCCGATTCGGGTCGCGTTCGATCGGTTTCGCGTTCGAGATCAGTTTACGCGCCGCCTGCGCCCGGACCGCCCGGGCCGGCCGGGCCGCCCATGCCGCCGCCAGCGCCGCCGAGCATCTGCTCGAGTTCTTCCTGCAGGGACTCGAACTGATCCTGCACTCGTTCTTCCTGCTTTTCGAGGGTCTCGAGGCGAATCTCGAGATTGTCGACTTTCTCGTCGAGGTCGTCTTCGGCCTCGTCGTAGTCGGTCTCGACGAGGAGTTCGCCGACCTGCCGGTACATGGTCGTCTCGTCGTCGATGTTCTCGAGTTCCTCGAGCGCGTTCTCGGCGTCGGTCAGCGAGGATTCGGCCTCCTGCTTCTGGACGGCGACCGTCTGGGCGGTCTCCTGGAGGTCCTGTAGCTCCTCGATTTTCTCCTGTGCTTCCGGCGGCAGGTTTCCTTGCATACCCCGACCGAAGCCCTCCGGACTGATAAAGCCAAGCTTTGCGTTCGACCGGCACTCGCGACCGTTCGGTCGGCGGCCGATTGACCGGCCGTAGTTCGCTCGCGGCCGTCTGCTCGTCAGACGAACCGGCTTCCCGCAGTGGTGGTCTCCTCCGCCACGTCGACCAGCGTAAACCAGGTGTTCAGCGCCGCTCGCAGGGCGATCACGTCCCGCGCTTCGATCTCGATGAAAACGGTCCGGTTGGATCGAGAAATCGTCGTTCGAGAGCGGTCGTCGTCGATCTCGCCGATCTCTCTTGTGACGCTTTCGGCGACGAGGCGCGCTCGAGCGTCGCTGTCGTACTCGAACTCGAGGGTCGCGCCGTGAGAAAACACGCGGACTAGTGGACGTCGACTTCCTTGACGTCGCGGCTGCGCTCTTTGAGCAGGACTCGGTGTCCGCAGTACGGACAGCGGACGCCGCCGTATTCGTCGAGCTGGACGTCGCGTTTACAGCGGGAACATTTGTAGCTCATGGGTGAGTGGGTTCGCTCGCGTTAGTCGCCGCCTTCGTCTTCGGCCAGTGCCGCTCGGATCGATCGGGTCACGGTCTTTCCGGCCGGCGTCTGCGGGCGGTAGGCACCGCCGGTGAACACTTCGCCGGTCTCCTCGTTCTTCCAGATGCCGGTTCCGACGCGCGTCACGTCGTCGCCGTCGACCGTCGCGTCTTCCATGTCCGCCTCGATCTCGCTCACTCGCCGTCGGGAAACGCGCCCGTAGCGTGCACCGAATCGGCCAGCGCTACCGACGATCCCAGAGTTGTTGCTCATAGTATCGTACCGTACCCCTAGCGGATTGATAAAGCTGTTGAGTCACGCTCGTCCGACCGGCCCGTCGGGTCTGGACACCCAGAGTAGTTCTCGAACGATGACCCCGAACGCGGCCAGGTAGCCGACCGGTGCGAGCGGGATAGCGAGCATGCCGGTTCCGATTCCGACGAGTCCGAGGAGCGTTCGAACGGCAAGTCCACTCACCGCGAGGAGTGGAATCGTCGCTAGGACGAAGTCGGCGCGCTCGAGCATCGTAATTACATCTAATTACGGACTGTCGGAAAAGTGCCCGAGAACCAGCAGGTACTGTCTCTTCTCTCGAGTCGGTAGCGTCCGCTGGCGATGACCGTCACGTCCCGCAGACCGACGGGGTATCGCTACTGGAACTCCTCCTCGTCGAGCACGTCGTTGAGGTCGCTTCGGATCCGTTCGCCCATCTCGCGGTCGCGCGCGGTCGTCACGATCCGGTTTTCCTGCACGCTCGAGCCGTCTCGCAAAAGGAGGCGAATATTTCCACCATCGTCAGCCCGCGTGACTTTCGCGCGCAGCCCCGACTGTGACCCCTTCCCGCCCGCGTCGATCGGGCCGGGAATGACCTTCTTGACGTGCGGGTGGCCCGCGACGGTCCGAATGGCCTGCATCCCAGTGCGGCCGCCGATCAGGGTCGTGTGGCTGCCGCCGATTTTCTCCGCGAGCGGGAGATCGACGACGTCGAGCGCTCGCTCCCCGTTTCGCTCGATGACGGCGTCGACCGGCTGCTCGTCGTCTACGCGATAGAACGTGTGATGGAGGGTGTTCCGAACGGCGCGGATGACGGTTCGGTCTCCCGCCGCGTAGACCTCCTCGGGGCGTTTCCTGCGGATTTCGTCGCCGATCAACTCGGCGAAGTTGCGGAACTCGACGGTTTCTTCCTCGCCGGTCTCGGGAACCGTCGTGATCGTCGTCTCGCCGATCGCCGCCTCGTCGGCGAGCATCGTGATCGTCGCCCGCTCGCGGCCGGCCTCGAGCACCACCCGGTCGGTGTTCGACTCCCGACAGACGAGACAGAAGTCTCCGGGTTTCTCGAGCGCCGAGGCGCAGTGGCGACACTCCATTGCTCTGCTCGGGGTTGGGACTGTCCGTGTAAAACGCCCGCGCTTTTCGCTCGCGGACTGTCCCGCGAGTGACTGCGCCCCGGCGACCCACCCACTCCGGTGGGGCACCGGCGCGGTGTGGCAACTCGAGCTACCCGAGGTCGACCGGATCGACTTTCAGATACTCGCGACACAACACGGTCGCATAGGAGCCTTTCGGCAGGGAAAACGATAGCGTCAGCGGTTCCCGCTCGAGTTCGAGGTCGGTGCGAACGAGGATCGCGCGGCGGGTTCCGGTCGAGTGGAACTCGCCGGGGAGGTCGAAGTCCGACGGCTCGAGGCCGAGCCGGTCGAGAACGTCGCGTTCGATCTCGCCCTGTTCGCCGTCGGCCAGTTCCGTCTCGGTTCCGACTAGCGGGGCCGTGACGAACGCCCGCCCGCGCTCGCAGTGGCGGGTCACGGATCGAACTCGGCGTTCGTCGACGCGCTGTTCGCGCTCGACATCGGGCAACTCGAGCCCGTCGGGGGCGTCTCGATCGGCGAAACAGACGACGTCACCCTCGACCGGCCGATCGAACGGAAGCCCGCGCTCGAGCCGTTCGCTCAGCATGAGATTGAACGCGTAGGACTGGGCCGCGTGAACGAACAGTCGCTGGAGGTTCGACGGAACCCGCTCTATGGCCGCCCGATAGGTTTCTGGATTCGGCTCGCCGATCCCCTCGCTCTGGTGTTCGGCCAGTTCGTGGAGCATCGAGCGCTCGTACCGCAGGCGGTTGGGAAACCGCTCGAGCGCTGCCTGCCAGTCGCGGCTGTCGTCGACGAATCGGCGGGCGTCCCGCGTCCCCTCCGGTTCGGCGTCAGTCGGATTGCCGAGATAGGCCATCACGGCCCCTTCCCAGTCGCCTCGAGCGATAGCGAGGCCGACTTTGTGCGTGACCGGCCGCCGGCTTCCGAACCGCTGCTGGCCGAAGAAGTTGGGGACGCCGATGGTTTCCGCCGATCCGCCTTCGTCACTGTTATCGCTACCGGTGTCGCCTGTCCCGCCTGTTCGGTCAGTCCCGTTCGTCCAACCAGCGCCGCCGAACGCCGCGAGTGCGTCGGTGATCTCGTCTGCGGTTTCCGGCCGCTCGGTATCGCTGACGACTAGCTCGAAGCTGTTTCCGGCGAGATCGCCGAACTCGAGCCCGCGTCCCGCCCGTCCGAGCACCTCGATATCGGCTTCGTTCACGTCAGGGAGATCGTTCCGATCGGGCGCGTAGACCGAAAACAGCTGGGTCGTCACCGCGTACTTGTCCTTGGTTCCGGCCCAGTTGATCCGTTCGCGACTGATCCCCAGCGCGTCGGAGAGCCGGGACGCAAAGTCGTTCGTGTCCCACGCCGTGAGCGTCGCCCGAAAGACGAGGTGCGGATAGGCGTCCGTCGACGCGTCGACCGGCTCGGTCGAGAACCGCTCGAGTTCGCGCACGCGAAAGTGATCGTCAGCGGCACGCAAGCGACCGCCGACCCCGTCGGCGTCGCTGACGTACCACTCCATGCCGACGGCCTGTTCGGTTGGATGGGGGGGGCGCATGTTCGTACTGGAAACGGCTTTGGCCGCCGGGACTAAATCGGTTCGTTCTCGAGGCGGCATCCGGTCCAGTATGTGAGAACCGGCCGGCGGAAACAGGTCTACCGAATATCATTTGGTAGGCGGAGTCCATCGTTCCGTATGGGACAGTCTCCGCTCCGGAGCGCGCTACCGGTAATGGGTGGCGTACTCGTTGCATCCGTCGCCGTTCCGTTCATCACCGGCGGTTCCGTTCGGATCAGCACGTTGCTTGCTGGCGCTCTCGGCTGTGTCGTTCCGTTGGCGCTTGCATGCCATCCCGGCGCGCTCGAGAAACGAAGTGCGATCGTCGGGGGAGCCGTCGTGACCCTCGCCCTCGTGAGCGCGGCGCTTTGGATACACGTGTAACGAGTCGAACGGCCCCGAGAAGGAGGAAATCGACTCCGATAATCCACCGCATTCGTAGGAAGCGACTTTTGTTCGCACGCGTGAGTGTTACCCATGGTCGTTCCACTGGAGATGGGGTGGCGGCAACTGCTGTTCGAGAACTGGCCGGTCGATCCCGGCGTGATGGACGCCCACCTTCCCGAGGGATTGACGCCCGACGAGTACGACGGGTCCGCGTGGCTGTCGATCGTTCCGTTCACAAACGTCGCCGTCCGACCGAGGGGTGTTCCGAAATCGCTCGGTATCAGACTACCGGAACTCAACGTCAGAACGTACGTTACCCACGATGGCGTGCCGAGCGTCTACTTCTTCAGCCTCGACGCGCAGGGCATTGCGAGCGTACTCGGGGCGCGCCTCTTCCACCACTTGC is a genomic window containing:
- a CDS encoding DUF2103 domain-containing protein, giving the protein MECRHCASALEKPGDFCLVCRESNTDRVVLEAGRERATITMLADEAAIGETTITTVPETGEEETVEFRNFAELIGDEIRRKRPEEVYAAGDRTVIRAVRNTLHHTFYRVDDEQPVDAVIERNGERALDVVDLPLAEKIGGSHTTLIGGRTGMQAIRTVAGHPHVKKVIPGPIDAGGKGSQSGLRAKVTRADDGGNIRLLLRDGSSVQENRIVTTARDREMGERIRSDLNDVLDEEEFQ
- a CDS encoding DNA-directed RNA polymerase subunit P, producing MSYKCSRCKRDVQLDEYGGVRCPYCGHRVLLKERSRDVKEVDVH
- a CDS encoding VWA domain-containing protein, with protein sequence MVANAGGKKLSSLPFPAIVGQEELKRVLLAVAVNDDLDGALVAGEKGTAKSTAVRGLTDLLPEQRAVADCPYGCSPDDPRLQCTDCRARTNDGEITGARAEVPIETRPVPLVTLPLGATRDRVVGTLSVEDALAGEADFDPGLLARAHRGILYVDEVNLLDDHLVDIILDAAASGVNAVERDGMSVSHPAEFTLVGTMNPEEGDLRPQLRDRFALQATVEGCREIEDRVEIIDRSLGLGLEPDDSTAEYAADVRTLRNDLAEARERLPSVDLPADFKADIARLCLEAGVDGHRGDVATARTARTIAALEGRTTVIEPDVREAASYTLPHRLRSTPFEETPDLEDLLEEEFEGSDDAESESDDTNDGEGDDGAENGSNDAETAEDGGDAEKDHDEGAERGNDGGNDGDGGEQDSAREQPNGPSPAEAPDNGESASGESDSSSDPRADAEPETGGSDDESYRDDSHEDGSGDGDGDDDSTDETATPLLPGQRAEIGEADAPNLEVESAVETRGDASGGARASATPTSDGRGARVRTEPVSEGDGGGSIDAAASVRSAASRGESTVGERDLRRSVRSGDAAVTIVFAVDASASMAPAMRTAKGVVLELLRDSYQHRDEVAFVAFAGDDADVLLPPTDSVTLAARHLKDLPSGDRTPLPAGLETTRSVLERTDAEASVVVLVTDGGANVADETSSPTEATRRAARRLRAVGASVVVVDAGDDSRSGLSELVAAETDGELVSLSSLSVETVRSAAESATKTE
- the truD gene encoding tRNA pseudouridine(13) synthase TruD, with protein sequence MRPPHPTEQAVGMEWYVSDADGVGGRLRAADDHFRVRELERFSTEPVDASTDAYPHLVFRATLTAWDTNDFASRLSDALGISRERINWAGTKDKYAVTTQLFSVYAPDRNDLPDVNEADIEVLGRAGRGLEFGDLAGNSFELVVSDTERPETADEITDALAAFGGAGWTNGTDRTGGTGDTGSDNSDEGGSAETIGVPNFFGQQRFGSRRPVTHKVGLAIARGDWEGAVMAYLGNPTDAEPEGTRDARRFVDDSRDWQAALERFPNRLRYERSMLHELAEHQSEGIGEPNPETYRAAIERVPSNLQRLFVHAAQSYAFNLMLSERLERGLPFDRPVEGDVVCFADRDAPDGLELPDVEREQRVDERRVRSVTRHCERGRAFVTAPLVGTETELADGEQGEIERDVLDRLGLEPSDFDLPGEFHSTGTRRAILVRTDLELEREPLTLSFSLPKGSYATVLCREYLKVDPVDLG
- a CDS encoding DUF3194 domain-containing protein, with amino-acid sequence MNTDTETDANADPDPETVVQTASDAAEERIFSAYKQSAVRDYDVTVVFEDGVLEVDVYLNAPEDEADPDAVADEAALAARAAVDELFDE
- a CDS encoding prefoldin subunit beta, with protein sequence MQGNLPPEAQEKIEELQDLQETAQTVAVQKQEAESSLTDAENALEELENIDDETTMYRQVGELLVETDYDEAEDDLDEKVDNLEIRLETLEKQEERVQDQFESLQEELEQMLGGAGGGMGGPAGPGGPGAGGA
- a CDS encoding KEOPS complex subunit Pcc1 — its product is MFSHGATLEFEYDSDARARLVAESVTREIGEIDDDRSRTTISRSNRTVFIEIEARDVIALRAALNTWFTLVDVAEETTTAGSRFV